Proteins from one Mycobacterium sp. SMC-2 genomic window:
- a CDS encoding SRPBCC family protein produces the protein MFPCDRVGVSFIDSAPFVFRNSVELAITPEQLFEVLADEQSWPRWASVITKVTWTSPEPRGVGTTRVVEMRGGMVGNEEFLAWEPFSHMAFRFNECSTQAVAAFVEDYRVEVIPGGCRLTWTMAQKPAGPARLAMYVVGPLLNLELRRYLRNLRKYTDTRFAATGQR, from the coding sequence ATGTTCCCTTGCGACCGGGTCGGCGTGAGCTTCATCGACAGCGCGCCTTTCGTGTTCCGCAACAGCGTCGAACTCGCCATCACGCCCGAGCAGCTGTTCGAAGTGCTCGCCGACGAACAGTCCTGGCCGCGCTGGGCGTCGGTGATCACCAAGGTGACCTGGACCAGCCCGGAGCCGCGCGGCGTGGGCACCACCCGTGTCGTCGAGATGCGCGGCGGCATGGTCGGCAACGAGGAGTTTCTGGCGTGGGAGCCGTTCAGCCACATGGCTTTTCGGTTCAACGAATGTTCGACGCAGGCCGTCGCCGCGTTCGTCGAAGACTACCGGGTCGAGGTCATCCCGGGTGGCTGCCGGCTGACGTGGACCATGGCGCAGAAGCCCGCCGGTCCGGCGCGGCTGGCGATGTACGTGGTGGGGCCGCTGCTGAACCTGGAACTCCGCCGATACCTGCGCAACCTGCGCAAGTACACCGATACGCGGTTCGCCGCGACCGGGCAACGTTAG
- a CDS encoding neutral zinc metallopeptidase: protein MSFNEGMQIDTSTASSSGGGMGMAIGGGGLGLLILIGALLLGVDPGRVMNQQTNTGGYSAPGFDLSQCKTGADANKYVQCRVVATGNSVDAVWHQLMKGYTRPHVRLFTGSVNTGCGPATTAVGPFYCPVDQTAYFDTDFFAELVDKFGSSGGPFAQEYVVAHEYGHHVQQLQGILGRSQQGAQGAGGNGVRTELQADCYAGIWAHYASTVKQESTGVPYLQPLSDQDIADALSAAASVGDDRIQKEATGRVNPESWTHGSSEQRQHWFTVGYQTGDPKKCDTFAAPSLG from the coding sequence ATGAGCTTCAACGAGGGTATGCAGATCGACACCAGCACCGCGTCGTCGTCCGGCGGCGGCATGGGGATGGCCATCGGGGGCGGTGGGCTCGGGCTGCTCATCCTGATCGGGGCGTTGCTGCTGGGCGTGGACCCGGGCCGCGTGATGAACCAGCAGACGAACACCGGCGGCTACTCGGCGCCCGGGTTCGACCTCAGCCAGTGCAAGACCGGCGCCGATGCCAACAAGTACGTGCAGTGCCGCGTGGTCGCCACCGGCAACTCCGTGGACGCGGTGTGGCACCAGCTGATGAAGGGCTACACCCGGCCGCACGTGCGACTGTTCACCGGCTCGGTGAACACCGGCTGCGGCCCGGCCACCACCGCGGTGGGTCCGTTCTACTGCCCGGTGGACCAGACGGCCTACTTCGACACCGACTTCTTTGCCGAGCTCGTCGACAAGTTCGGTTCCAGCGGTGGCCCGTTCGCCCAGGAGTACGTGGTGGCCCACGAATACGGCCATCACGTGCAGCAGTTGCAGGGCATTCTGGGCCGCTCCCAGCAGGGGGCGCAGGGCGCCGGCGGCAACGGCGTGCGCACCGAGCTACAGGCGGACTGCTACGCCGGGATCTGGGCGCACTACGCGTCGACCGTCAAGCAGGAAAGCACCGGCGTGCCCTACCTGCAGCCCTTGAGCGACCAGGACATCGCCGACGCGCTGTCGGCCGCGGCGTCGGTGGGCGACGACCGCATCCAGAAGGAAGCGACCGGACGCGTCAACCCCGAGTCGTGGACGCACGGCTCGTCCGAGCAACGGCAGCACTGGTTCACCGTCGGCTACCAGACCGGTGACCCGAAGAAGTGCGACACCTTCGCCGCGCCCAGCCTGGGCTAG